A genomic region of Eucalyptus grandis isolate ANBG69807.140 chromosome 5, ASM1654582v1, whole genome shotgun sequence contains the following coding sequences:
- the LOC104443393 gene encoding UDP-D-xylose:L-fucose alpha-1,3-D-xylosyltransferase MGP4 — translation MSSFLHQRSLPSTLSYFREPSSPRSSALAQKHSSIFGRAGLLVLLAVLVVLGVFMPWSEMREGAFWSTRPALTKWRDYTLAQAVSVVAKNGTVIVCAVSQPYLPFLNNWLISIARQKHHEKVLVIAEDYATLYKVNERWPGHAVLVPPAPDAQTAHKFGSQGFFNFTSRRPRHLLDILELGYNVMYNDVDMVWLADPFPYLEGKHDVYFTDDMAAPKPLDHSHDLPPPGKKGRTYICSCMIFLRPTVGAKLVMKKWIEELQAQPWTKAKKANDQPAFNWALMKTSGQVDLYLLPQKAFPTGGLYFKNQTWVQETKGMHVIIHNNYITGFEKKIKRFKDFRLWLVDDYANESPLGRL, via the exons ATGTCGTCGTTTCTGCACCAGAGGTCCCTCCCATCCACGCTCTCCTACTTCCGCGAGCCGTCGTCTCCTCGCTCCTCCGCGCTCGCCCAGAAGCACTCCTCGATCTTCGGCCGCGCCGGCCTCCTGGTCCTGCTGGCGGTCCTCGTGGTCCTCGGCGTCTTCATGCCGTGGTCGGAGATGCGCGAGGGCGCCTTCTGGAGCACGAGGCCCGCGCTCACCAAGTGGCGGGACTACACCCTGGCGCAGGCGGTGTCGGTCGTGGCCAAGAACGGGACGGTCATCGTGTGCGCCGTGAGTCAGCCCTACTTGCCCTTCCTCAATAACTGGTTGATCAGCATCGCCAGGCAGAAGCATCACGAGAAGGTGCTCGTGATCGCCGAGGACTACGCCACGCTTTATAAGGTTAATGAGAGGTGGCCCGGACACGCGGTGTTGGTCCCTCCGGCTCCTGATGCGCAGACCGCGCATAAGTTCGGTTCTCAG GGGTTCTTCAATTTTACGTCACGAAGACCTCGCCATCTGCTGGACATTTTGGAGCTTGGGTATAATGTTATGTACAATGATGTCGATATGGTTTGGTTGGCTGATCCATTTccttatttggaaggaaaacaCGATGTGTACTTCACTGATGACATGGCTGCT CCAAAACCCCTGGACCATTCTCATGATTTACCGCCTCCTGGAAAAAAGGGTCGGACTTACATCTGTAGCTGTATGATCTTCCTGCGTCCCACTGTTGGTGCAAAACTTGTGATGAAGAAGTGGATCGAGGAACTTCAAGCTCAACCAtggacaaaagcaaaaaaagccAATGATCAGCCTGCTTTTAATTGGGCACTCATGAAAACCTCTGGACAG GTTGATCTCTACCTGCTGCCCCAGAAAGCCTTCCCCACGGGAGGCCTTTATTTCAAGAATCAGACATGGGTACAGGAAACCAAGGGCATGCATGTTATAATCCACAACAACTACATTACAGGCTTCGAGAAGAAGATAAAGCGGTTCAAGGATTTTCGTCTCTGGTTGGTGGACGATTACGCCAATGAGTCCCCGCTTGGCAGGTTGTGA